In Glycine max cultivar Williams 82 chromosome 4, Glycine_max_v4.0, whole genome shotgun sequence, the genomic stretch CAGAAACAATTTCTTGTTATTGACCAGACGGGTGGTCAAACGACTATTGTTTATAGCTCTATGTTTGGGAATCCTGATGAGTGCCTTGCTTCTTGGCATTCAAAACTGCATGGTGCTAACTATTTGAGGGGGAATGAACCTTCTTTCAGAAgagatttgaatttgaatttgaacttGAAAGTGAATATGACTGAGCCAACTTTGGCTCATAAAGTGGATGAGAATCTGAAAACCAGCATTGAAAGTGAGATGCATGAAGACACCGAAGAAATTAATGCATTGCTTTACTCGGACAGCTATGGTTATTCTACCCAGgatgaggatgatgatgatgaagttaCTAGCACAGGGCACTCTCCGAGTACAATGACCACTCATGATAACTGTGAAGCCTTTAGGGGGGAAACCGCAGAAGAAGTTGCGAGCATTGCCGGGAAAACCAAGAAGAGGAAGCAATTGGATGGTTATTACGATGACATACAACTCATTGATACCGGCAGCTCTCAGAATCTGAACAAGTCTTCTGCCACAGGAGATGATGCAGAATCGAGATGTTCTAGTAATAACAACGAAGGATCCTTGTCTGGCAATAAGAAGATGAAAAAGGATAAGATACGCGACGTTCTGAGTATTCTGCGGAGCATAATTCCTGGTGGGAAGGATAAGGATCCGGCCATGCTTCTCGATGATGCCATACATTGCTTGAAAAACTTGAAACACAAGGCTCAAGCGCTCAGACTTGATGCCTTGTAAGTTGGAGAATTCTTACCCACACACGTCGCTATTTGTCATCTAAATAGTGTG encodes the following:
- the LOC102668102 gene encoding transcription factor bHLH143 — protein: MGGDCGTWVPHLQFGWQSPNLNPLDMGKPVGISAAMNPGFNMVSSNVTVPAFVSSALPHLQLGHSYEPSGWSYCLPPFRQGFSPALNFNAEGKTPADHVKTFGDKIGPYGESSSHQKQFLVIDQTGGQTTIVYSSMFGNPDECLASWHSKLHGANYLRGNEPSFRRDLNLNLNLKVNMTEPTLAHKVDENLKTSIESEMHEDTEEINALLYSDSYGYSTQDEDDDDEVTSTGHSPSTMTTHDNCEAFRGETAEEVASIAGKTKKRKQLDGYYDDIQLIDTGSSQNLNKSSATGDDAESRCSSNNNEGSLSGNKKMKKDKIRDVLSILRSIIPGGKDKDPAMLLDDAIHCLKNLKHKAQALRLDAL